In Acidisarcina polymorpha, the DNA window CGACCTGCCGCGGCTCAGCGAGATATCTCTCGATGGCTGGTCCATCGGCTTCACGCTGGCCGTCTCCGTGCTCTCGGGCTTGTTTTTTGGCGCGATCCCGGTGCTTCGCTACGCCCCTTCGCGGCATGCCGTGCCGCTGCTCGGCGGGAGCCGAACGGCCAGCGCCAGCCGCGACCGGCAGGGCAGCCGCAACCTGCTGGTCATCGCCCAGGTGGCGATGGCGCTGGTGCTGCTCATAGGCGCGGTGCTGATGATCCGCACTTTTCTGGTGATGCGCAGCGTCGATCCCGGCTTCTCCGATCCTGCTTCTCTCCAGGTTATGCGCCTCTCCATTCCGGAGACGCTAGTGCGCGACGCCACGACGGTCGTGCACACGCAAAACGCGATCCTCGACAAGCTGGCTGCGATTCCCGGGGTCTCCTCGACCGGCTTCGCGGCCTCCATTCCCATGAGCGGGGCTGAGCCGAACTGGGACGACATATTCGCCGAAGGCATAACCTACAAAGACGGGGTCGCCCCTTTGCGCCTCTACAACTACATCTCGCCTGGATATTTCCATACCGCTGGAACACGGTTCGTCGCAGGTCGCGACTTCAGCTGGGCGGAGGTCTATGGCGTGTGGCCAGTCGGAATCGTCTCCGAAGGCCTGGCCCGCGAGCTTTGGGGGACGCCTCAGGCGGCGATCGGCAAGCGCTTTCGGGAATTCGACGGCATGCCGTGGCATGAAGTGGTGGGGGTGGTTCAGGACGTGCGCGAAAATGGCGTGGACCAGGTCTCGCCCGCGACCGTCTACTGGCCTTCGTTGATGGACAATTCCGCTCCGTGGCTGGTCGATCCCTCCGACCCGAAAAAGCTGGGAGCGTGGCGCACGGTCTACTTCGCGATACGCAGCAGTCGCGCCGGGACGCAGGTATTTATCAACGAGATGCAACAAGCCGTCTGGTCGGTGAATGCGAACTTACCGGTTGCGGACATCAGCACCATGCAGGATATCTATGGCGAATCCATGTCACGCACCTCGTTCACGCTCGTGATGCTGGCGATTGCCGGAAGCATGGCCGTGGCACTCGGCATCCTCGGCATCTACGGAGTGATCTCCTACGCGGTCGCGCAGCGCACACGCGAGATCGGCATCCGCATGGCGCTCGGCGCGAAGAAGGCTGAACTGGCGTGGATGTTCGTTCGCTCCGCATTGGTGCTCACCGGAGTTGGTACAGCGGTTGGCCTTGGCGCAGCAGCCGCATTGATGTGCCTTATGCGAGCGCTCTTGTTCGGCATCAGCCCACTCGATCCGATCACGTTCGCATCCGTACCAATTGCCCTGGTGGCAGCCGCGGCATTGGCAAGCTATCTGCCTGCCCGCCGCACCGCTGCTATCAACCCTGTCGAAGCGCTTCGAGCCGAGTAAAAACCGGCCAAAAATGTGCGAAAAACTCTCTGATTTGGCAACTTAGGGCTGCATAATTACGCCGCAGGCAATCCGGTCTCCCGAGTTACCTGAAGGATCGGTCAACATATCGTCGGCCTTGGCATGGATCACCAGCGAGGTCCCGCCATTCGCGAAAACCGAGTTCGGCGAAGTCGAATCGAGTGAGATGCCGGGCACTTTGACTGACACATTGTCCGTGCCATCTGCTTTCACCGTGAGGTTCGCCGGGATGTCGCCATTATGGTGACCTTCAGGGTTATTGATGCCGTGCTTCTTCTGGTCGGGATTGAAATGGCCTCCGGCGCTCTTGAAGTCCGGCGGATCGCACTTGGCATTCTGGTGAACGTGAATGCCGTGTTCTCCCGGCGGCAGGCCCTTCAACGCGAGCTTGATCATTACAAAGTTTTTTTCCTGCCTGAGAACAGCGGTACCGGCATCGTCGCCCTGCGCTGTCTTCAGCGTCACGGTCACCGGAGTAGGCCGCTTGGCATGGACCGCAACCGTCGAGAGCGTGAGCGCGCCAATGGCTAGGGCGGGAAGAAATAGCTGTTTGGTTCTCATCGTAAAAATATCCTCACAGGGCCCGCTGTTGGTATTGAGGGCACATTCCGAGGATATCCGATTCGAGCAGGTTTAGGCGCAGAGGAATCCCGCGCCTCGGGTCGGCAACTAGCCCAAGCGGCATGTGGTTCGAACGCAAAGCAGAGACCAGCTCGTCAATGAGTCAATACCTCGATGGGGAAACGCCTGCATTCCCAAGCAGGAGCAACGACCATAGACACCCTCAATCGCCAATCCCCGGATCACTCCTGAATAGTCTTTCGTAGCCATAATGTGACGCCGGTCAAGCTGCACCTATTCTGGGAGCACCTATCCTGGGCAGATTACGATTGCTTCAGCAGCCGACGAAATGTCCAGCATTGCTCATAGCACGCGAGCGCTTGCGACTGGATGTTTGTAATAACAAGGCTGGTAACTGGGATTTATTGCGGATTTATAGACACTCTAACAAGAGTCCCACGACCGATAACATGAAAGCTCAAAGCAACTGCATTGGCTCAAAGAAGCTGCACGGACGAGCCGAATCTCTTACGGGAATACTATGCGTTGAATGTGAGATTCTTTGGTGGAGCTGAGCGGGATCGAACCGCTGACCTCCTCGTTGCGAACGAGGCGCTCTCCCAACTGAGCTACAGCCCCACTTTTGGTGGGAGACACTCCTATAAGCTTACCAGCCTTTGCTCGGAAAGAAAAAACGCGAAATCCGCCGAGCGATCGTCCGGCGAGATGCCTCCACAGCGGGGCATTCCTGAAGTAACTAGGCTTCCGGTAAGGTGGATGCCCTCGCCGTCGCCTCCAGCCGATCGAAGAGCGTCTTCAAAGCGCTATGCGGAACCTCGCCCTGGGCCATCGTTGACGAGCCTCCTCCGCGAAGACCGAGCTCAACGAGAGCGCTCTTCAGCAGCTCGCCACAAGAGAACTTCAGATCCGCACTGCGTGCGAAAACGACCGAAGCTGGTTCCTGTTGCGTCGAAGACAGCAATGCCACAGCTCCCGCGTTCGAAGTCAGCTTCGAAGCCAGCACCTTGATGTAGTCGGCATCGTGATCGACAAACGAATGTCGAACGATATGCACACCCCCGTGCGTGAACGCCTTCGTGAGCAAGTCTGCGGCTTCGTAGCGGGCGATCTCCTCGCGGAGCTTCTGGCGGTCTTTTGCGGCTTGTTTGGTTTCCGCCAACATCCGCTCGATGCTCTGCGGCACCTGGCTGGCCGAGATCGACAATGCCGCGGCCGATTGCGCCAGCAGGCTGAAGTCGCGCCGCGCCGCGGCGACCGCACGCAGGCCGCACACGAACTCGACCCGCAGCCCGTGCCGCACCTTTTCGGTCGAACGCACCGCCAGACCGCCGATCTGTCCGGTCGAGCGAACGTGGGTCCCGCCACAGGCATTCAAATCAATGCCCTCGATCTCGATCAGGCGAATATCACCCTCCCGCTCCGGCAGCTTGCGCAGCTGGCCCGCAGCCAGCAATGCGTCGGCTTGTTCTCGCGAGACCGTCCTGATCGAGACGGAACGGTCCTGGGCGATGATCTCGTTAGCGATGCGCTCCATACGCTCGATGCTCGCGTGAGCAATGGAGGCGGTATTCAGATCGATGGTCGAACTCTCCTCGCCGAGATGGAACGAGACGGTGTGCGCACCGAGTTCTCGCGAGAAGATCGCCGACAGCAGATGCTGCCCGGAGTGCTGCTGCATATGATCGAGTCGCCGCTGCCAGTCAATCGTTGCCTGCACCTCGGTGCCCGCGACCAGCGGCTTCGTTGTGTAATGCCAGACCTCGCCCTGTTCGTCTTCGCTGACTTCGTCGATCGCAACTTCGAGCACCGCGCCGTTGCGCGAGGTCGCGGTCAAGTTCCCTTTGTCAAAAGGCTGGCCACCGCTGGTGGGATAGAAGGCCGAGCGGTCGAGAGCTACCTGCCACAGCGCTTCGCCGCCGGTGCGCGATACCAGGCGGATGTCAGTGACGACGGCATCGAACCTGGTCAGGAAGGAATCGGTGTAATAGAGCCGGTCAACCATGATTTCAGAATTGTAAAAGACAGCGGCCTAGCCGTCCGGCAGGAGAGTCAGTCTGCCTCGCGCGACTGCCGAACGACAAGCACCAGTATCGCGATCCAGCCAATACCAAGCGACAAGCTGAGCAAACACCAGAAGTAGATTCGGGCAAGCCATAGGTGCTCATACGCCGGCTCAGCCCGCGCCATGCAGAGAAGATTGGTCAAACGGTAGACGCTGTGAACTCCGCAAAGCGCGAGCAGAAAGAGCAGACCGCTCATCCACGCGATGAAATGCCTCTTCATCCACTTCGCTCACCCACTATGCTCGCTCCAGATCTGCGCCAGTGCAAGCGCAGAATCGCAGCCCTTAAAATGAAGTGCATGCCCCCAACGCGACCTCGAGCAGAAAACATTCCCCGCAACCTCAAGCCGTATTTCATCGCCCTCTTTCGCGCCGGAGAGCGCTGGAACCAGACAGAGGGCGCAGAAGACTTGCCGGCACAGCAGTTGACCTTTCTACGCACGCAATTCGAAGCGGGCGTTTATCGCGCGGCGGGGCCGATCACCGACGGCGGACCGATCTCGGCAATGGCGATTATCGAAGCGGATAGCCTGGAAGCCGCGAAGAGTGTGGCCGCACAGGATCCGGCGGTCGTGGCGGCGAGACTCGTCGTCGAGGTGCACACGGCATTGCTACCAGCGCTGGATGCGGTGCGGGCGGAGTATTGACGCGGTGAACGCCCGGAACCGGTGTCGCCACTCGGTCTCGGGAGTGGTCTCTTGGCGGGCGGTTCGCGGGCTCTAGAGAGAAGACGTAAAGTCAGTTTCGTATGCCGGAAATCAACTCTGCAGGCCTTTTCTTGATGGAGAAGGCCTGCCAAGTTCGGCGCTTCGCATTCCAGCAGCTGTACTTCTGGTCTAGATCGAATTCATATTCAGCAGGAACTCTGCATTGTTCCGCGTCTTTTCGAGACGACTGACCAGCAATTCCATCGCCTCGACCGGTGACAGTGGATGCAAGACTTTACGCAGTACCCAGGTGCGGGCGAGATCGTCTTTGGGGATGAGCAGCTCTTCTTTCCGTGTGCCCGAACGCTGAATGTCGATCGCCGGAAAGACGCGCTTGTCGACCAGCTTGCGGTCGAGGATCACTTCCATGTTGCCGGTGCCCTTGAACTCTTCGAAGATGACTTCGTCCATGCGCGAACCGGTATCGACCAGAGCGGTGGCAATTATGGTCAAGGATCCGCCTTCTTCAATGTTGCGGGCCGCACCGAAGAAGCGCTTCGGACGTTGCAGGGCATTGGAGTCGACGCCGCCTGAGAGCACCTTGCCCGATGGCGGCACGATGGTGTTGTAGGCGCGGGCTAGACGGGTGATCGAGTCGAGCAGGATCACGACGTCGCGCTTGTGCTCCACGAGACGCTTGGCTTTTTCAATTACCATTTCGGCTACCTGGACGTGGCGCGCAGCCGGCTCATCAAAGGTCGAGCTGATGACTTCGCCTTTGACCGAACGCTGCATGTCAGTGACTTCTTCAGGGCGCTCGTCGATGAGCAGGACGATCAACACTACCTCGGGATGATTTGAGGTGATCGAGTTCGCGATCGACTGCAGCAACATCGTCTTGCCGGTGCGTGGCGGAGCGACGATCAGACCACGCTGGCCTTTGCCAATCGGTGTCAACAGATCCATTACGCGGCCGCTGATGGCTTCGCGGGTGGTCTCCATCTTGATGCGCTCTTCAGGGTAGAGCGGAGTCAGGTTGTCAAAAAGGATCTTATTGCGGGTCTCTTCGGGCGATTCAAAGTTGATGGCCTCGATCTTGACCAGAGCGAAGTACTTCTCTCCTTCATGCGGCGGTCGAACATTGCCGCTGATAGTGTCGCCAGTCTTGAGGTCAAACTTGCGGATCTGAGAGGGGGAGACGTAAATATCGTCCGGGCCCGGAAGATAGTTGTAGTCGGGCGAGCGGAGGAAGCCGTAGCCATCGGGGAGGATCTCGAGCACACCCTCGGCGAAAATATGGCCTTCTTTTTCGCTCTGAGCCTGAAGGATCTTAAAGATCAGATCTTGTTTACGGAGGCCGCTGGCGCCAGGGATCTCCAGGCTGCGGGCAATGCGGCTAAGTTCTGTAATGCTTTTCTCTTTAAGTTCGGAGATGGTCATTTTT includes these proteins:
- a CDS encoding alanyl-tRNA editing protein, whose protein sequence is MVDRLYYTDSFLTRFDAVVTDIRLVSRTGGEALWQVALDRSAFYPTSGGQPFDKGNLTATSRNGAVLEVAIDEVSEDEQGEVWHYTTKPLVAGTEVQATIDWQRRLDHMQQHSGQHLLSAIFSRELGAHTVSFHLGEESSTIDLNTASIAHASIERMERIANEIIAQDRSVSIRTVSREQADALLAAGQLRKLPEREGDIRLIEIEGIDLNACGGTHVRSTGQIGGLAVRSTEKVRHGLRVEFVCGLRAVAAARRDFSLLAQSAAALSISASQVPQSIERMLAETKQAAKDRQKLREEIARYEAADLLTKAFTHGGVHIVRHSFVDHDADYIKVLASKLTSNAGAVALLSSTQQEPASVVFARSADLKFSCGELLKSALVELGLRGGGSSTMAQGEVPHSALKTLFDRLEATARASTLPEA
- a CDS encoding YciI family protein, which encodes MPPTRPRAENIPRNLKPYFIALFRAGERWNQTEGAEDLPAQQLTFLRTQFEAGVYRAAGPITDGGPISAMAIIEADSLEAAKSVAAQDPAVVAARLVVEVHTALLPALDAVRAEY
- the rho gene encoding transcription termination factor Rho produces the protein MTISELKEKSITELSRIARSLEIPGASGLRKQDLIFKILQAQSEKEGHIFAEGVLEILPDGYGFLRSPDYNYLPGPDDIYVSPSQIRKFDLKTGDTISGNVRPPHEGEKYFALVKIEAINFESPEETRNKILFDNLTPLYPEERIKMETTREAISGRVMDLLTPIGKGQRGLIVAPPRTGKTMLLQSIANSITSNHPEVVLIVLLIDERPEEVTDMQRSVKGEVISSTFDEPAARHVQVAEMVIEKAKRLVEHKRDVVILLDSITRLARAYNTIVPPSGKVLSGGVDSNALQRPKRFFGAARNIEEGGSLTIIATALVDTGSRMDEVIFEEFKGTGNMEVILDRKLVDKRVFPAIDIQRSGTRKEELLIPKDDLARTWVLRKVLHPLSPVEAMELLVSRLEKTRNNAEFLLNMNSI
- a CDS encoding superoxide dismutase family protein, whose protein sequence is MRTKQLFLPALAIGALTLSTVAVHAKRPTPVTVTLKTAQGDDAGTAVLRQEKNFVMIKLALKGLPPGEHGIHVHQNAKCDPPDFKSAGGHFNPDQKKHGINNPEGHHNGDIPANLTVKADGTDNVSVKVPGISLDSTSPNSVFANGGTSLVIHAKADDMLTDPSGNSGDRIACGVIMQP
- a CDS encoding FtsX-like permease family protein, encoding MDQPGGGDPHWYLNWKIAPALQPLKETVVGGIDRVLWVVMGTIGVVMLIACTNVANLLLVRADARQQELAVRAALGAGRWRIARELLLESLTLGLLGGAAGVAVAYGGLRLLTTMGPADLPRLSEISLDGWSIGFTLAVSVLSGLFFGAIPVLRYAPSRHAVPLLGGSRTASASRDRQGSRNLLVIAQVAMALVLLIGAVLMIRTFLVMRSVDPGFSDPASLQVMRLSIPETLVRDATTVVHTQNAILDKLAAIPGVSSTGFAASIPMSGAEPNWDDIFAEGITYKDGVAPLRLYNYISPGYFHTAGTRFVAGRDFSWAEVYGVWPVGIVSEGLARELWGTPQAAIGKRFREFDGMPWHEVVGVVQDVRENGVDQVSPATVYWPSLMDNSAPWLVDPSDPKKLGAWRTVYFAIRSSRAGTQVFINEMQQAVWSVNANLPVADISTMQDIYGESMSRTSFTLVMLAIAGSMAVALGILGIYGVISYAVAQRTREIGIRMALGAKKAELAWMFVRSALVLTGVGTAVGLGAAAALMCLMRALLFGISPLDPITFASVPIALVAAAALASYLPARRTAAINPVEALRAE